One window from the genome of Vidua chalybeata isolate OUT-0048 chromosome 3, bVidCha1 merged haplotype, whole genome shotgun sequence encodes:
- the B3GNT2 gene encoding N-acetyllactosaminide beta-1,3-N-acetylglucosaminyltransferase 2 yields the protein MSVGRRRLKLLGILMMVNIFIYVIVEVSKSGSQDKNAEGRVVIPRSKFWRKYTPHKAYWNKQQQKLELLYNPILSLLSNMTVEENLVSNLSALSSCDPDPLVHSEVSDFANLPDRFKDFLLYLRCRNYSLLMDQPNKCEQKPFLLLAIKSLIPHFDRRQAIRESWGKEIESGDVIVRRVFLLGQTPPEDHFPDLSHMIKFESDTHQDILLWNYRDTFFNLTLKEVLFLKWVSSSCANVQFIFKGDDDVFVNTNQILDYLKSLSKEKAKDLFIGDVIKDAGPHREKKLKYYIPESVYEGSYPPYAGGGGFLYSGDLALRLNNASDQVLLYPIDDVYTGMCLQKLGLAPEKHKGFKTFDIEEKYRNNICSYTNLMLVHSRKPQEMIKIWTRLQDPHLNC from the coding sequence ATGAGTGTTGGACGCAGAAGATTAAAGCTGCTGGGAATTCTGATGATggtaaacatttttatttatgtgatTGTGGAAGTCTCGAAGAGCGGCAGCCAAGACAAGAATGCAGAAGGCCGTGTTGTTATACCACGTAGCAAATTCTGGAGGAAATACACTCCTCACAAAGCTTATTGGAACAAACAGCAACAGAAGCTTGAGCTGCTGTACAACCCTATTCTGTCCTTGCTTTCCAATATGACTGTGGAAGAGAACTTGGTTTCTAACCTGAGTGCCCTCAGTTCCTGTGACCCTGACCCCTTGGTACACTCAGAGGTTAGTGACTTTGCAAACTTGCCAGACAGATTCAAAGACTTCCTCCTCTATCTGAGGTGTAGAAATTACTCATTGCTAATGGATCAGCCAAACAAGTGTGAACAGAaacctttcctgctgctggctaTTAAGTCACTTATACCCCATTTTGATAGAAGACAAGCAATTAGGGAATCCTGGGGCAAGGAAATAGAATCAGGGGATGTGATAGTCAGAAGGGTCTTCTTACTTGGGCAGACCCCACCAGAGGATCATTTTCCTGACCTTTCACACATGATTAAATTTGAGAGTGACACCCACCAAGACATTCTCCTCTGGAACTACAGAGACACTTTCTTCAATCTGACTCTGAAAGAGGTGCTGTTTCTGAAGTGGGTCAGCAGTAGCTGTGCAAATGtccagtttatttttaagggtGATGATGATGTTTTTGTGAATACCAATCAGATCCTGGATTACTTGAAAAGCTTATCAAAGGAAAAAGCCAAAGATTTATTTATAGGCGACGTGATCAAAGATGCTGGAcctcacagagagaaaaaattgaaGTACTACATCCCAGAAAGCGTTTATGAAGGTTCGTATCCCCCGTACGCAGGAGGTGGTGGCTTCCTGTACTCTGGTGATCTGGCACTAAGACTGAATAATGCATCTGACCAGGTTCTCCTCTACCCTATTGATGATGTTTATACTGGAATGTGCCTTCAGAAGCTTGGGCTTGCTCCAGAAAAACACAAAGGCTTCAAAACATTTGATATCgaagagaaatacagaaataacatCTGTTCCTACACAAACTTAATGTTAGTGCATAGTAGAAAACCTCAAGAAATGATTAAGATTTGGACACGCTTGCAAGACCCACACTTAAATTGTTAA